The Flavobacterium sp. M31R6 nucleotide sequence TGCAACTTCACCACCGGCCGTATCCCTGTGTGTGAAATGTCCATACTCATGGGCCAATACAGCTTTAAAATCTCCCTTTTTGAAATCTTTTAAAACAGCGGTACCAAGTATCAGAATTCGTTTTCCTCTATCATTCATTTTCTCCCTCCTTGTCCCTTTTTCATAAACGGCCAAATCGTTCAATGGAGTAATACGAATTTCTTCTATGGGGCGAGTTCCCATTATCTGTGCTACTTCATCCGTCAGATTGTATAGATTTGGAGCCTCATCTCTTTTTAATTCTCGACCTGGATCTGTATAATCAACTTTTAAAAGCAATGAACGGATCATATTATAAATAGTGACTACTGCACCAATAACCAAAATAGCTACAAGTTTAATGGGAATAGTTCCAGCCAATAAAAAGAGGTATATTATTCCAACTGTGAGTCCTATAACCAAAACAAGTATTATAGGTAGCGATATATAATAATAAAACCCACCTACGTTAATTAGAGTTTTATATCCTGAGCGCAACCAACCTCCTGGTTTTACAGAACTTGTTTCCAACTGATTATTCTCGATGGCTTTCAAAGTAACGTTTGAGAAAAATTTGCCTACAAGGAACAACAATAAAAGCCCAAAAGCCCAAACAGCTACAATTACACCAAAATAAATGACTGCATTCATTTTGAGTATTTCATTATTTATGCCCAAATTCAAAATTCTATCAACTTCTTCTTGCGGAAGGCCCTTTTCTTGTGCTTTGAGTATTTCTTTTTTGGCTTCTCTCCATTGTTCTCCATAGGCCAACATTATAGACGAATAATAATGGGTAAGCATCTCATTTGGATATTTTGCTTTCAATTTTTCCACTACTTCTTTTGCAGTGGTGATATCATTTACTTGAAGTGAAATTTGAACATACCCAGCTAAAATATCTACATCTTCCCCGTTTGGAAGTTTTGTGGCTTCTTTAAATAATTGTTGCGCTTCATAGAGCTTTGTTGTATCCTTCGAAATCAAATATCCCTCCGCTAAACTTGTTAAGTTGTAAGCTGATCTGTTTATTTCGACTGCCTTTTTACATAAATCTATTCCTTCTTTTGTGTTTCCTAAACTTGATTGTAAACTGCCGTGTCGGCGTAGGACAGGATCAAAATTGGGAGCTTTCGAATAAACAATAGAATATAGACTGTCTGCCAGTTTATAATTTTGTTTGTCCATGGCAACGGTAGCCTCTTTAAAAATTTGTACCAATGAAGGATCAATCGCCTCGAGTTGTTTTTCAATTTTTTCTTCTTTTTGACGATCTCTTGTTGGTGCTTGTGCCTGCAATTGAGTACAGATTATTGAAAGAATAATTATCAGACTTAACTTTACTTTTTTCATAAATGGATATAAGGTGGTTTTATGGTTAATTAGTTTTTATTGGGGTTTCTGTCAATTCCAGAAACCGATTTATTCCTTCTTTACACACATTGACTTGAAATATTGCTGCGATGACTTGAAATTTATTAGCAACGTGTGTTTTTTGTTTTAAGTTATATTTGTTTTAATTTTTCCATCCAATTAAAATAGGCGTTACAAAATCTGACCTACGCACTCCATTTCAATTATAAGGACTTAGTCTGACAAACATAATGTTAATTTTTTAAATTAGAAGTGATATATCAATTTTGATATCATTTATTACTTCCTAATCATTTCTCTAAACACCTTCAGCTGTATTTTAATTCCTAAAAATATCATCTATAAAAACCAATACTTTTTTATACACAAATAATACTAAGAATACATTAGGATAACATAGCGGTCTTACTTTCGTAAAAACTAAAAATGAAAAGGAAAAGAAAAATTCCACTGGTGGTTATAAGTGATGTCCATTTAGGAACTTATGGCTGCCACGCCAAAGAGTTACTGCAGTATCTAAAATCAATAAACCCACAAACATTAGTTCTTAATGGCGATATTATCGATATGTGGAGTTTCACCAAAAGCTACTTCCCGGCTGCTCACATGAATGTTCTGAGACAGATCATAAAAATGTCCAATCTCGGTACCCGTGTCATTTACATTACCGGAAATCACGATGAGGCGCTACGAAAATATTCTGATTTTGTTTTAGGCAATTTCGAATTGGTTGACAAACTGACATTGGATTTGGACGGCAAAAAAGCATGGATTTTTCATGGCGATGTGTTCGATTCTTCCACTCAAGGCTATGCCAAAATACTTGCCAAACTGGGCGGAAAAGGATATGATTTATTGATTCTGATCAACAGTTTGATTAATTGGTTTCTGACTCTTTTAGGCAAAGAAAAAAGAAGCTATTCCAAAATGATAAAAGACAGCGTCAAGAAAGCGGTTTCTTTTATATCCAATTTTGAAACTACCGCAGCCGATGTTGCTATTCAAAAAAAATGTAGTTATGTTATTTGTGGACACATTCACAAACCCCAGATGAAGGAAGTAGAAAATGAACACGGAAAAGTCATGTACCTGAACAGTGGAGATTGGATAGAAAATCTGACTGCATTAGAATACAAAAAACAAAAATGGAGCCTTTATCAGTATAAAAAAGAGCATTACAAGGATGCCGACAGCAATGAGGAAAAAATGGTCAACGACATTGTAAACAAGATTCTCTCCTAAAAATCGGAAATAGTCTCATGCTAAGTTTTGCTAAATTTTTCTCTCGCAAAGGCGCTAAGACGCAAAGAGAAACAAAATTAAACTTTGTGACTCTGCCGATTTGCGAGATAAACAGAAACACTATTAATAACATTGAGAGATTTCATGCTGAGTTTTGCTAAATCTTCTCTCGCAAAGGCGCTAAGACGCAAAGAGGAAAAAAATAAACTTTGCGACTCTGCGGCTTTGCGAGATAAACAAAAGACACTATTAATAACATTGAGAGATTAGACATTTATCGAGTTCTTATAAAAAAATAAAAATATACAGCAATGAAAATATTTTATGCCATACAGGCAACAGGCAACGGACACATCAGCAGAGCGGTACAATTGTATCCTTATCTGCAAAAATTTGGAGAGGTTGATTTTTTCTTAAGCGGTAACAATGCCAGTCTGGACATCAATTTGCCTATAAAATACAAAAGTGAGGGTTGTAGTTTGCATTACAGTAAATGCGGCGGTTTGGATTATTGGGACATTGCCAAAAACATTAAACCGAGACAAATCTATAAAGACGCCGATGCTTTGCCCCTGAAAAATTACGATGTGGTCATCAATGATTTTGACTCGATTACTTCGTTGGCTTGCAAGCTTCAAAAAGTGCATTCGATACAATTTGGACATCAAGCAAGTTTTATATCGTCCAAAACTCCCAGACCGGACAAGAAAAGTGTTATGGGCGAAATGATTCTCAAACATTACGCTCCCTCTCCAAAAAACATTGGATTGCATTTTGACAAATACGATGATTTTATTTATCCTCCCATCATCAAAGACGAAATCGTAAATGCCGAACCCAAAGATGCAGGGCATATAACTGTTTACTTGCCTTCTTTTCAAAAAGATTGCTTAGAAAAAGCATTCAACAAACTTCCTAATTTAAAATTTCATTGGTTTTTGAATGACATAAAAACCAAACACACAATTAAGAACGTTACCTATTTTCCAGTCAATCAACAGTACTTTAATAAAAGCCTCATCAATTGTGAAGGAATTATTACTGGAGGTGGATTTGAAACGCCTGCCGAAGCATTATATCTTGGTAAAAAAATACTTTCGATTCCTATTCGCAAACATTATGAACAAGAATGCAATGCGGCCGCTCTGAAGAAAATGGGTGTTCCTGTACTGTACGATGTTGGTGATGATTTTGATCTAATAATCGAAAACTGGCTTGATTCCCCTATCAAGTACCCAACCATGAAAGCCAATAATATCGATGAAACCCTTCAGTTTTTATTTGACACTTATTATGATTAATCATTTTATAAAAAGAAACCCCGTCTGTTTTAATAACTAGACGGGGTTTTAATTTTCAATAACAATATGTGATTTATTTTTTAAGGTTGTGATTCTTTCACAATCGTCATTTCGTCAATGATGTTATGAGCACCGGCATATTTGTCAATAACCCAAAGCACGAAACGAATGTCAAGATTGATGGTACGTTGCAATTTTTTATCAAAAATAACATCTCCTGCCATCGCTTCAATATTTCCATCAAAAGCCACACCGATTAATTCTCCTTTTCCATTCAATACTGGAGAACCTGAATTCCCACCAGTAATATCGTTATCAGTCAAGAAATTCACAGGCATATATCCAGCTTTATCTGCATATTCACCAAAATCTTTTGCTTTGTTTAATTCCAACAAACGAGCTGGCAAATCAAATTCAGAATCTCCTGCTTTATACTTATTGACCATACCGGTCATTGTTGTATAATTGTTTATTTTGGCATCATTTCTTTTGTCAGCAGGTAAAGAACGAACTTTACCATACGTTAAACGCAAAGTAGAATTGGCATCTGGATACTGAATGGTATTCAATTTTGATTCTCTTAAACCTTCCACCAATTTGCGGTAAGCAATAGCGAAATCATCATCCGCTTTTAATTGTTCCTCAGATTTGGCTCTGACTTTTGTTACCAAATCATTTGAAATCACATACAAAGGATCGGCAACTATTAATTCGGCATTTGGATTTTTCATAAAAGCCTCAACCGTTTCTTTATTGGTAAAAATACTTCCCGAAATTGCTTTATCCACATCGGCAGCAAAATTACCTTTATTGGTTTCCTTCATTTTAGCCACAATTGGAGCCAAACCATATTCAGATGCTTTAGCAGCATACAAATTCAATTGTGCTGTCAAAACTTCCTTTTCCAAAGGAGCATAAAACTCACCATAATAATTATCAATTAAGCTATTTATCTTCGGTAGCATTTCGGCTCTTTTAGCATCATTTTCTTTGTAATAACCAATCAATGCATTCCCTAATACAGACGGTCCTGCTCCAAAAGAAGTCGTTCTCATCAATTGGGTAAGATAATTGTCATGACGTGATTTCAAATTTGTTTTTGCATAATAGTCATTTATTGTAGCAATAACATTTCCGTATTTTTCTTTGTTCTCAGGTTTATTGGCCCAAGCATTGAACTTAGCTTCTTCATTTGACTTTGCACTAGCTGTTTTTGCTTTAGTCAATGCATCAATCATCCCTTGGCGGTTTTTCCAATAATTAGCAGTCGAAGCATATTTAGAAGCGTATTTCAAGTTTATTGTCGCATCTTGTTTCATGAATTTCTTCATGTTGTCCATTCCAGTCTTCGCTCCTTCAACCCAAGCAGGATAAGCATAACTAACATTTTGTGCAATTCCTCCCGATGGCATCCAACGATTCGTTCTTCCAGGATAACCCAAAATCATCGCAAAATCATTTTCTTTTACTCCGGTAATATTTATTGGCAAATGGTGTTTCGGCTGCAAAGGCACATTGTCTTTGGAATATTCGGCAGGATTTCCGTCTTTATCTGCATACACTCTGAACATTGAGAAATCGGCAGTATGACGTGGCCACTCCCAGTTATCAGTATCTCCACCAAATTTCCCAAGACTTTCAGTAGGTGTTCCTACCAAACGAACGTCTTTATAATCTTGGTAAACAAAATAGTAATATTCGTTTCCTTGAAAAAATGGACGAACGGATACTGTGTATTTTCCACCTTCATTATTTTCTTTTTCAATCAGTGCAATTTCTTGTTGGATTACTTTATTGCGTTCTGTTTCGGTCATTTTATCATTTACTTTTGATAAAATTCTTTTGGAAACGTCATCCATACGAACAAAGAAACGCACGTACAATGATTTTGGTTTTAACTCCTCACTTCGGTTTTTAGCCCAAAATCCATTCTTTAAATAGTTTTGTTCTTCGGTAGAAAGTTCTGCAATGGCATTGTATCCGCAGTGGTGATTGGTAAGTACCAAACCTTCTTTTGAAACAATCTCGGCCGTACAACCTCCGTTGAATTGAACTACAGCATCTTTCAAACTATGATGATTGATACTATAAATTTCTTCGGCTGTCAATTGCAAGCCCATTTTTTCCATATCTCTATGGTTCAGTCTTTCGATAAACATCAAAAACCACATTCCTTCATCGGCTCTCACTGGAAAAGCCATTAGGCACATGGTCAAGAATAATACAATTTTTTTCATTTGGGTATATTTTATTTTAGCGGCACGAATATAATCATTTTAATAACCATATTAAAGTTTTACTACTTTAAACACAATCAAATACTTTCCAATTAACCCAATTTTAAGAATTGTTCAAAACAAAAAAAAGGCACTCTATTGCTAGAATACCTTTTTCTTTTTAATCATAATGCCTTTTAGTCATTCAACATCTTCCATAATTTGTCTTTCAATTCAGTCAAACCTTGTTGGGCTACCGACGAAATAAACATATAAGGAATGTCTTTGAAAGCAACGTCTAATTCTGTTTTCAATTCTGCTTTTAATTCATCATCGAGCATATCGCATTTTGAAATCACCAATAAACGTTCTTTGTCCAACATTTCTGGATTGTATTTGGTCAATTCATTTACCAGAATGTCATATTCCGCCTTAATATCTGGCGTATCAACTGGAACTAAAAACAATAAAGTCGAATTACGCTCAATATGACGCAAGAAATAGTGACCTAATCCTTTTCCTTCGGCAGCACCTTCTATAATTCCAGGAATATCGGCAATTACAAAAGATTGAAAATCTCTGTACGCTACAATTCCAAGATTTGGTTTCAGTGTTGTAAATGGGTAATCTGCAATTTTTGGTTTTGCAGAAGTCAATACAGATAGTAATGTTGATTTTCCTGCATTAGGAAAACCTACCAAACCTACATCGGCCAATACTTTAAGTTCCAAAATCACATCCATTTCTACACCTGGTAAACCTGGCTGTGAATATCTCGGCGTTTGATTCGTCGAACTTCTGAAGTGCCAGTTTCCTAATCCTCCTTTACCTCCTCGGGAAAGAATTTGCTTCTCTCCGTCTTCCGTAATTTCAAAAAGGGTTTCGCCTGTTTCTTTGTCTTTTACAACTGTCCCCAACGGAACTTCGATGTATTTATCCTCACCATCGGCACCTGTACTGCGATCTCCTCCTCCATCTCCACCGTGACCTGCTTTGATATGACGTGCAAATTTCAAGTGAAACAAAGTCCAAAGTCCTTTATTACCAACTAAATAAACGTGTCCGCCTCGTCCTCCATCACCACCATCTGGTCCACCTTTTTCAATAAATTTTTCTCTATGCAAATGCGTAGATCCTTTTCCTCCTTTTCCTGAAGAAACATAAATTTTTACGTAATCTACAAAATTCCCTTCTGTCATTTTTCTCAATTTCAGATTTTAGATTTTAGATTTTAGATTGAAAAAAATCAAACTACCATCGCCATCTGCCATCTATTTTTATTTCTGTTTTTGTAATGATTTAACCATTACTTTATCAATCTTCACGCCATCCATATCGATGACCTCTAACTCAAATTTTTGCCAAATCAACTTTTCTCCTTCTTTTGGGATACGAGATAATTCGGTCATTATTAATCCACTTACTGTGGTCACTTCATAATCATTTATCAAATCATCCAACTCGAAATACGTCAGAAAATCGTGTAGCGAATAATGCCCGTCTACCATCCACGTTCCGTCCTCTCTTTCGATTAACTGGAAATCGTCCTTATAAAAATCGGAAGCATTACCAACCAGTGCTTCAAGAATATCATTCAACGTAATTACCCCCTGAAAAACTCCATATTCATCTGAAACCAATGCATAATGAATTCCTGTTTCCTTAAACTGCTCCAGTGCTTTGTATGCCGTGGTTTGTTCCATCATAAATGGAGCGTCGGTCATTATTTCAGCCAAATTAAAACTTTCGTTTTCAAAATGGGCGAAGATATTTTTCAAATTTACAACTCCCACAATATCATCGTGATTTTCCCCATAAACAGGATAAATGGAATGCAATTCTTTTAGCATAAATTCCTTTACCTTATTTTTATCAGCGTGTAAAGGCAAGAGCATAACCGATTTTCTGTGCGTCATCAACGAATTGATTTTTCGGTCTCCAATGTGAAAAACGCGCTCTACTATATCTTGTTCTATTTCCTGAACCTCACCAACTTCAGTACCTTCTTTGATGATGGCTTTTATTTCTTCCTCAGTTACTTTTCCGTCGGCTGTAGGTTTTATTTGCAACACATCCAATAAAAATTCTGTCGAAGTAGTAAGCAACCATATAAAAGGTGCGGTAATTACAGAAACAATTTTCATAGGCCATGCCACTGCTTTGGCAATTCCTTCTGGATGGTTCAACCCAATTCGTTTTGGCAATAACTCTCCCAATACCAAAGAAAAGAACGTCAATATTACAACAACAATTCCAACCGCAATTGATCGTGCAAACGGAATCAATACATGAAATCCTTTTACAAATACCTCCATATCCGCGGTGATTTTATCTCCACTGTAAATACCGGTAAGTATTCCAATCAATGTTATTCCTATTTGTACTGTTGACAAAAACTTATTTGGGGAATTGGCTAAATCCAAAGCTATTTGAGCACTTTTGTTACCCTTTTTTGCCGCGGTTTCCAATCTGTTTTTTCTGGCCGAAATCAATGCGATCTCTGACATAGAAAAAAATCCATTTAAGAGTATCAGAAAAAATATTATTACTATTTCCAATGTTTAGATAATTCGTTTATACTTTTGATTCTTAGAACCTTGTTTTGTGTAATCTTATTTTAATAGCCCAGATGGAAGTGAAAAGCTCACTGCTATAAAAAACTAATTTTTCTTGTTATAAAAGAGCGACCAACGGAAGCTCCTTTTATGACATAGAAAAATAGTTTTTTTATGGCTGTGACTTGAAACGTACAGCTGGACACGAGCAAAGCGAACTGGCGAAGCAGATGCTCCTATAAATTATCGATAACAGCGGTAAGTCTTTCTGTAATTTCTTGAATAGATCCTATTCCATTTACAGCGTGAAACTTATTTTGTGCTTTATAATACCCCATTAATGGAGCTGTTTTTTCGTTATATTCTTGGTAACGATTTCTGATTTTGTCTTCGTCCTGATCGTCAACTCTTCCACTGGTTTTTCCTCTTTCCAATAATCTGGCCACTAAAACCTCATCATCGGCTTCAAGCGCGATCGTTGCTGCAACTTTTGAACCAATTGTTGGCAAAAAAGCATCTAATGCTTCAGCTTGAGCAATAGTTCTTGGATAGCCATCGAATAAAATCCCGTTAGTGTCTAGGTGTTTGTTTACCTCATCAATAAGCATTTTGGTAGTCAATTCGTCTGGAACCAAATCCCCGGCATCCATGTACACTCTTGCTTCTTTACCTAATGGAGTGTCGTTTTTCAAGTTGTAACGAAAAACATCTCCAGTTGAAATGTGTGTTAATTTGTATTTTTCTTTTAAAAATTCTGCCTGAGTTCCTTTTCCTGCTCCTGGCTTTCCAAATAAAACTATATTGATC carries:
- a CDS encoding M48 family metallopeptidase — encoded protein: MKKVKLSLIIILSIICTQLQAQAPTRDRQKEEKIEKQLEAIDPSLVQIFKEATVAMDKQNYKLADSLYSIVYSKAPNFDPVLRRHGSLQSSLGNTKEGIDLCKKAVEINRSAYNLTSLAEGYLISKDTTKLYEAQQLFKEATKLPNGEDVDILAGYVQISLQVNDITTAKEVVEKLKAKYPNEMLTHYYSSIMLAYGEQWREAKKEILKAQEKGLPQEEVDRILNLGINNEILKMNAVIYFGVIVAVWAFGLLLLFLVGKFFSNVTLKAIENNQLETSSVKPGGWLRSGYKTLINVGGFYYYISLPIILVLVIGLTVGIIYLFLLAGTIPIKLVAILVIGAVVTIYNMIRSLLLKVDYTDPGRELKRDEAPNLYNLTDEVAQIMGTRPIEEIRITPLNDLAVYEKGTRREKMNDRGKRILILGTAVLKDFKKGDFKAVLAHEYGHFTHRDTAGGEVAFRVQNDITKYFIALHNAQQNTIWNVAFHFLRLYNFIFQRISCGATRLQEVLADRVAAETFGTPSFVNGLTHVIKRQIEFGKYANVEIEEAVELKRPINNLYELKGNHSATIEEELHKLINSVTTEDDTHPSPADRFRYIDGIKTANILEDDSLVKDLFQDWSGLTDEMTKTIEARIDRN
- a CDS encoding UDP-2,3-diacylglucosamine diphosphatase; this encodes MKRKRKIPLVVISDVHLGTYGCHAKELLQYLKSINPQTLVLNGDIIDMWSFTKSYFPAAHMNVLRQIIKMSNLGTRVIYITGNHDEALRKYSDFVLGNFELVDKLTLDLDGKKAWIFHGDVFDSSTQGYAKILAKLGGKGYDLLILINSLINWFLTLLGKEKRSYSKMIKDSVKKAVSFISNFETTAADVAIQKKCSYVICGHIHKPQMKEVENEHGKVMYLNSGDWIENLTALEYKKQKWSLYQYKKEHYKDADSNEEKMVNDIVNKILS
- a CDS encoding glycosyltransferase family protein, with protein sequence MKIFYAIQATGNGHISRAVQLYPYLQKFGEVDFFLSGNNASLDINLPIKYKSEGCSLHYSKCGGLDYWDIAKNIKPRQIYKDADALPLKNYDVVINDFDSITSLACKLQKVHSIQFGHQASFISSKTPRPDKKSVMGEMILKHYAPSPKNIGLHFDKYDDFIYPPIIKDEIVNAEPKDAGHITVYLPSFQKDCLEKAFNKLPNLKFHWFLNDIKTKHTIKNVTYFPVNQQYFNKSLINCEGIITGGGFETPAEALYLGKKILSIPIRKHYEQECNAAALKKMGVPVLYDVGDDFDLIIENWLDSPIKYPTMKANNIDETLQFLFDTYYD
- a CDS encoding S46 family peptidase, whose amino-acid sequence is MKKIVLFLTMCLMAFPVRADEGMWFLMFIERLNHRDMEKMGLQLTAEEIYSINHHSLKDAVVQFNGGCTAEIVSKEGLVLTNHHCGYNAIAELSTEEQNYLKNGFWAKNRSEELKPKSLYVRFFVRMDDVSKRILSKVNDKMTETERNKVIQQEIALIEKENNEGGKYTVSVRPFFQGNEYYYFVYQDYKDVRLVGTPTESLGKFGGDTDNWEWPRHTADFSMFRVYADKDGNPAEYSKDNVPLQPKHHLPINITGVKENDFAMILGYPGRTNRWMPSGGIAQNVSYAYPAWVEGAKTGMDNMKKFMKQDATINLKYASKYASTANYWKNRQGMIDALTKAKTASAKSNEEAKFNAWANKPENKEKYGNVIATINDYYAKTNLKSRHDNYLTQLMRTTSFGAGPSVLGNALIGYYKENDAKRAEMLPKINSLIDNYYGEFYAPLEKEVLTAQLNLYAAKASEYGLAPIVAKMKETNKGNFAADVDKAISGSIFTNKETVEAFMKNPNAELIVADPLYVISNDLVTKVRAKSEEQLKADDDFAIAYRKLVEGLRESKLNTIQYPDANSTLRLTYGKVRSLPADKRNDAKINNYTTMTGMVNKYKAGDSEFDLPARLLELNKAKDFGEYADKAGYMPVNFLTDNDITGGNSGSPVLNGKGELIGVAFDGNIEAMAGDVIFDKKLQRTINLDIRFVLWVIDKYAGAHNIIDEMTIVKESQP
- the obgE gene encoding GTPase ObgE; its protein translation is MTEGNFVDYVKIYVSSGKGGKGSTHLHREKFIEKGGPDGGDGGRGGHVYLVGNKGLWTLFHLKFARHIKAGHGGDGGGDRSTGADGEDKYIEVPLGTVVKDKETGETLFEITEDGEKQILSRGGKGGLGNWHFRSSTNQTPRYSQPGLPGVEMDVILELKVLADVGLVGFPNAGKSTLLSVLTSAKPKIADYPFTTLKPNLGIVAYRDFQSFVIADIPGIIEGAAEGKGLGHYFLRHIERNSTLLFLVPVDTPDIKAEYDILVNELTKYNPEMLDKERLLVISKCDMLDDELKAELKTELDVAFKDIPYMFISSVAQQGLTELKDKLWKMLND
- a CDS encoding hemolysin family protein, translating into MSEIALISARKNRLETAAKKGNKSAQIALDLANSPNKFLSTVQIGITLIGILTGIYSGDKITADMEVFVKGFHVLIPFARSIAVGIVVVILTFFSLVLGELLPKRIGLNHPEGIAKAVAWPMKIVSVITAPFIWLLTTSTEFLLDVLQIKPTADGKVTEEEIKAIIKEGTEVGEVQEIEQDIVERVFHIGDRKINSLMTHRKSVMLLPLHADKNKVKEFMLKELHSIYPVYGENHDDIVGVVNLKNIFAHFENESFNLAEIMTDAPFMMEQTTAYKALEQFKETGIHYALVSDEYGVFQGVITLNDILEALVGNASDFYKDDFQLIEREDGTWMVDGHYSLHDFLTYFELDDLINDYEVTTVSGLIMTELSRIPKEGEKLIWQKFELEVIDMDGVKIDKVMVKSLQKQK
- a CDS encoding adenylate kinase, translating into MINIVLFGKPGAGKGTQAEFLKEKYKLTHISTGDVFRYNLKNDTPLGKEARVYMDAGDLVPDELTTKMLIDEVNKHLDTNGILFDGYPRTIAQAEALDAFLPTIGSKVAATIALEADDEVLVARLLERGKTSGRVDDQDEDKIRNRYQEYNEKTAPLMGYYKAQNKFHAVNGIGSIQEITERLTAVIDNL